In Sebaldella sp. S0638, one genomic interval encodes:
- a CDS encoding 8-oxoguanine deaminase, which yields MSKLLLKNVDYLVTFNDKDEILRNYDILVEGNKIIKIEKDIHTDGEGDTEVIDATGKVVLPGFVNTHHHLYQTMFRGIDEVQEMPLFPWLEGLYEFWKYLNEETVYYGSMVGFSELLKTGCTTTMDHHYVFPNTSKSTLIDEQFRASEEIGIRFHATRGSMSRGKEQGGLPPDSVVQNEEEILLDSERLIDKFHDSKDYAMKRVALAPCSPFSVTKSLMKSSAELARKKGVMLHTHLAETMDEEEFCISVYGMRPVELMEDTGWIGPDVWFAHGIYFNDDELKRLKGSGIAHCPSSNMKLNSGICRTTELFRAGVNIGIAVDGSASNDGSNMWEEVRRAYLLNHLKYGVNGLNAYEILKIATKGGARVLGRNDIGTLEVDKAADIVVYDLSDIAYAGCHNPLTSLVCCGNSSLVDMTIVNGKVVVKNGIVLTINTRETAIKAHSHASQLVERRREEILANKN from the coding sequence ATGTCAAAATTACTGTTGAAAAATGTTGATTATCTGGTAACTTTTAATGATAAAGATGAAATTTTGAGAAATTATGATATTCTTGTTGAAGGAAACAAGATAATAAAAATAGAAAAAGACATCCATACGGATGGAGAAGGTGATACTGAAGTAATTGACGCAACTGGAAAAGTAGTTCTTCCGGGTTTTGTAAATACTCACCATCATTTATACCAGACTATGTTCAGGGGAATAGACGAGGTGCAGGAAATGCCTCTTTTTCCATGGTTGGAAGGGCTGTATGAATTTTGGAAATATCTGAACGAGGAAACTGTATATTACGGTTCCATGGTAGGATTTTCAGAATTACTAAAAACAGGGTGTACTACAACAATGGATCACCACTATGTATTTCCAAATACTAGTAAAAGTACATTAATAGACGAACAGTTCAGAGCATCAGAAGAAATAGGAATAAGATTTCATGCAACAAGAGGTTCTATGTCGCGTGGAAAGGAACAGGGAGGACTGCCGCCTGACAGTGTGGTTCAGAATGAAGAAGAAATACTGTTGGATTCGGAAAGATTAATAGATAAGTTTCATGATTCTAAAGATTATGCAATGAAAAGAGTGGCGTTAGCCCCATGTTCACCATTTTCGGTTACAAAAAGTCTAATGAAAAGTTCGGCTGAATTAGCCAGAAAAAAAGGAGTAATGCTACATACACATCTGGCTGAAACTATGGATGAAGAAGAATTTTGTATTTCAGTATACGGAATGAGACCGGTAGAATTAATGGAAGATACCGGATGGATCGGACCTGATGTATGGTTCGCCCATGGAATATATTTTAATGATGATGAATTAAAAAGATTAAAAGGAAGCGGAATAGCTCACTGTCCAAGTTCAAATATGAAATTAAACAGCGGGATATGCAGAACAACAGAATTATTTAGAGCAGGAGTAAATATTGGAATAGCAGTGGACGGAAGTGCTTCTAACGACGGATCAAATATGTGGGAAGAAGTTAGAAGAGCGTACCTGCTGAATCATTTGAAATACGGAGTAAACGGTTTAAATGCATATGAAATATTGAAAATTGCAACAAAAGGCGGAGCAAGGGTATTAGGAAGAAATGATATAGGAACACTTGAAGTAGATAAGGCAGCAGACATTGTCGTATATGATCTGTCTGATATAGCGTATGCGGGATGCCATAATCCGCTGACTTCATTGGTATGCTGCGGAAACAGCAGTCTGGTCGATATGACAATAGTCAATGGGAAAGTAGTAGTAAAAAATGGTATAGTCTTAACTATAAATACGCGGGAAACTGCAATAAAAGCTCACAGCCATGCATCACAATTAGTGGAAAGAAGAAGAGAGGAAATACTGGCAAATAAAAATTAA